One stretch of Rana temporaria chromosome 10, aRanTem1.1, whole genome shotgun sequence DNA includes these proteins:
- the LOC120915883 gene encoding inner centromere protein A-like, producing MDIGRQSLEVKDPTSTETADTEKFKKHQRNLKTQWKTPSVASTKTADTKTVSEDQSNLKKKWKTPSGASTETADTKTVSEDQSNLKKKWKTPSGASTETADTKTVSEDQSNLKKKWKTPSGASTETADTKTVSEDQSNVEIQRETPLVTSTETDDTETVNEDQSNVEIQRETPLVTSTETDDTETVNEDQSNVEIQRETPSVTSTETDDTETVNEDQSNVEIQRETPPVTSTEEVPMMFPTMTVTTTTTTETSTYNTGIVFIDPSVKFIVKTYYQLKRNGYLPLACILAGVVLLVVIVIISLGLYFTICYCKERPEMEGVHTMREGDAKEDGVIVQIEDGCTAKDETRIMMEQSGDMEGGITERNKMQTWVQEKLAARKKKLAKMQKNCVETQELSVREIFAEIQGKMSGLQKKYEEILIEIEAKDEELAVMKKELAVMKEPIATKNEGAAREKELAVTKKRQKKGKISRSDQEETKKKRTGSEQEETKKKRTGSEQEETKKKRTGSEQEETKKKRTRSEQEETKKKRTGSDQEETKRKRTGGDQEETKKKRTGSEQEETKRKITGSDQEETKKKRTGSEQEETKRKITGSDQEETKKKELAVNKKNLQRCKRNLQRQKKKNCQRRKNSQ from the exons ATGGACATTGGTAGGCAAAGTCTTGAAGTTAAAG atcccACGTCCACGGAGACCGCTGATACCGAGAAATTCAAGAAGCACCAAAGAAACCTGAAAACACAATGGAAGACTCCTTCAGTCGCTTCCACTAAAACAGCTGATACCAAGACGGTCAGCGAGGACCaaagtaacctgaaaaaaaaatggaagacccCTTCGGGCGCTTCCACTGAGACCGCTGACACTAAGACGGTCAGCGAGGACCaaagtaacctgaaaaaaaaatggaagacccCTTCGGGCGCTTCCACTGAGACCGCTGACACTAAGACGGTCAGCGAGGACCaaagtaacctgaaaaaaaaatggaagacccCTTCGGGCGCTTCCACTGAGACCGCTGACACTAAGACGGTCAGCGAGGACCAAAGCAATGTGGAGATACAGAGGGAGACCCCTTTAGTCACTTCCACTGAGACCGACGATACCGAGACGGTCAACGAGGACCAAAGCAATGTGGAGATACAGAGGGAGACCCCTTTAGTCACTTCCACTGAGACCGACGATACCGAGACGGTCAACGAGGACCAAAGCAATGTGGAGATACAGAGGGAGACCCCTTCAGTCACTTCCACTGAGACCGACGATACCGAGACGGTCAACGAGGACCAAAGCAATGTGGAGATACAGAGGGAGACCCCTCCAGTCACTTCAACTGAGGAGGTCCCCATGATGTTTCCAACAATGACGGTGACAACGACAACAACAACGGAGACCAGTACTTATAATACAGGAATAGTATTCATCGATCCCAGTGTGAAATTTATCGTCAAGACCTACTATCAACTGAAGAGAAATGGCTACCTTCCATTAGCATGCATCTTAGCTGGAGTCGTTCTTCTAGTAGTCATCGTCATCATTTCATTAGGACTTTACTTTAC AATTTGTTACTGCAAGGAAAGACCGGAGATGGAGGGAGTACACACAATGAGAGAAGGAGACGCAAAGGAAGATGGTGTCATAGTGCAAATAGAAGATGGATGCACAGCAAAGGATGAAACGCGCATCATGATGGAGCAAAGCGGAGATATGGAAGGAGGAATCACTGAGAGGAACaaaatgcaaacatgggtgcAAGAAAAACTCGCagcgaggaaaaaaaaacttgcaaagatgcaaaaaaattgtgtagAGACGCAAGAACTGTCAGTGAGGGAAATATTTGCAGAGATTCAAGGAAAAATGTCAGGCCTACAAAAAAAGTATGAAGAAATACTCATAGAGATAGAAGCCAAGGATGAAGAACTTGCAGTGATGAAAAAAGAACTTGCAGTGATGAAAGAACCAATAGCGACTAAAAATGAAGGTGCGGCGAGGGAAAAAGAACTCGCAGTGACcaaaaagagacaaaaaaaaggaaaaatatctcGCAGTGACcaagaagagacaaaaaaaaaaagaactggcaGTGAAcaagaagagacaaaaaaaaaaagaactggcaGTGAAcaagaagagacaaaaaaaaaaagaactggcaGTGAAcaagaagagacaaaaaaaaaaagaactcgcAGTGAAcaagaagagacaaaaaaaaaaagaactggcaGTGACCAAGAagagacaaaaagaaaaagaactggCGGTGACCAagaggagacaaaaaaaaaaagaactggcaGTGAACAAGAagagacaaaaagaaaaataactgGCAGTGACCAagaggagacaaaaaaaaaaagaactggcaGTGAACAAGAagagacaaaaagaaaaataactgGCAGTGACcaagaagagacaaaaaaaaaagaactcgcAGTGAACAAGAAGAACTTGCAAAGATGCAAGAGAAATTtgcagagacaaaaaaaaaagaactgccaGCGAAGAAAGAACTCGCAGTGA